From Bacillus basilensis, a single genomic window includes:
- a CDS encoding amino acid permease: MSKLLKKKSVTQLLEHNQSKTLTKTLGAFDLIMLGVGSIIGTGVLVLTGLVAARDAGPAVIFSFVLAAIICGFIALCYAEIASTLPASGSVYTYSYATIGEFVAHLVGWSLLLIYIVATAAVAAGWTGYFHNLIKGFGLEIPKALVTIPSHGGIVNLPAVIITLILAWMLSRGTRESKRINNIMVLIKIGMILLFITVGIFYVKPMNWIPIAPYGLSGVFTGGAAILFAFTGFDILATSAEEVKDPKRNLPIGIIASLIICTIIYVMVCLVMTGMVSYKELNVPEAMAYVMEVVGQGKVAGAIAAGAVIGLMAVIFSNMYAATRVFFAMSRDGLLPKSFAKVNKKTGAPTFITGLAGIGSSIIAGFIDLKELVNLVNIGSLVTFALVCLSVIILRKSHPNLKRGFMVPFVPVLPSVSIVCCVFLMLNLPLRTWMYFSIWITIGAAIYFLYSIKHSNLNEETISKLHDKIAR; the protein is encoded by the coding sequence ATGAGTAAGTTATTAAAAAAGAAATCCGTTACACAATTGTTAGAGCATAATCAAAGCAAGACCTTAACGAAAACATTAGGAGCATTTGATTTAATTATGTTAGGGGTAGGCTCAATAATTGGAACAGGGGTTCTTGTGTTAACTGGATTAGTGGCAGCAAGAGATGCTGGTCCAGCAGTTATTTTTTCATTTGTACTTGCAGCAATTATATGCGGATTTATAGCATTATGTTACGCAGAAATTGCTTCCACACTCCCGGCATCTGGTAGTGTATATACGTACTCATATGCAACAATTGGTGAGTTTGTTGCTCATCTAGTAGGTTGGTCTTTACTGTTAATATATATTGTGGCAACAGCGGCTGTCGCTGCTGGATGGACAGGCTATTTCCACAATTTAATAAAAGGGTTTGGATTAGAGATACCTAAAGCTCTAGTAACGATCCCTTCACATGGTGGTATTGTGAATCTACCAGCAGTAATCATTACATTGATATTAGCATGGATGTTATCCCGTGGTACGAGGGAAAGTAAACGAATCAATAATATAATGGTATTGATTAAAATTGGTATGATTTTGTTGTTTATTACAGTTGGTATATTCTATGTAAAACCAATGAACTGGATACCAATTGCACCATACGGTTTAAGTGGGGTTTTTACGGGTGGAGCAGCTATTTTATTCGCTTTCACGGGTTTTGATATATTAGCAACTTCAGCAGAAGAAGTAAAAGATCCGAAACGTAATCTTCCCATCGGTATTATTGCATCATTAATCATATGTACAATTATTTATGTTATGGTATGCCTTGTTATGACAGGAATGGTTTCCTATAAAGAATTAAATGTTCCTGAGGCAATGGCTTATGTAATGGAAGTGGTAGGACAAGGAAAAGTTGCTGGTGCAATTGCTGCAGGTGCTGTAATTGGCCTTATGGCTGTTATTTTTTCCAATATGTATGCGGCAACACGAGTATTCTTTGCAATGAGTCGTGATGGATTGTTACCGAAATCATTTGCGAAAGTTAATAAGAAAACTGGAGCACCCACTTTTATAACTGGATTGGCAGGAATAGGGAGCTCTATAATAGCTGGGTTTATTGATTTAAAAGAATTGGTTAATTTAGTTAATATCGGTAGTTTGGTGACGTTTGCGTTAGTTTGTCTATCAGTTATTATTCTCCGTAAATCACACCCAAATTTAAAACGTGGATTTATGGTACCTTTTGTACCTGTATTACCAAGCGTTTCAATTGTATGTTGTGTGTTTTTAATGCTAAATTTACCGTTAAGGACATGGATGTACTTTAGTATTTGGATTACTATTGGGGCAGCCATATATTTCCTTTATTCGATAAAACACAGTAATTTAAATGAGGAAACGATATCGAAATTACATGATAAAATTGCGAGATAA
- a CDS encoding alpha/beta-type small acid-soluble spore protein yields MNIQRYESNTNEILISATTSIIEQMKYEIALELGVTLGPDTSSSANGSISGEITKRLVRMAEKQLTGQYRLH; encoded by the coding sequence ATAAATATTCAAAGATACGAAAGTAATACAAATGAAATTCTTATTTCTGCTACTACAAGTATTATTGAGCAAATGAAGTATGAAATTGCTCTTGAACTAGGAGTCACACTGGGACCTGATACATCATCATCTGCAAATGGTTCGATCAGTGGAGAGATTACAAAACGCTTAGTTCGAATGGCTGAAAAACAGTTAACAGGTCAATACAGATTACACTAA
- the brnQ gene encoding branched-chain amino acid transport system II carrier protein → MSNKVPTSFIIIIGLMLFALFFGAGNLIFPPMLGQMAGNNVWIANAGFLVTGVGLPLLAITAFVFSGENDLQSLASRVHPVFGIVFTTVLYLAIGPFYAIPRSGNVSFEIGIKPFLSNDADPVALTVFTILFFTVTCLLSLNPTKIIDIVGKILTPIKLTVIGILVVVTFIHPIGRIQAPIELYASDSFFKGFQEGYLTLDALGAFVFGIIIVNAIREKGATTKKQLMIVCVKATAIAATLLALIYTALSYMGASSVEKLGRLNNGAEVLAKVSDYYFGSYGAIFLGVMIIVACLITSVGLITACSSFFHKLFPKVSYKKLAIILSVFSTLVANIGLTQLIKISIPVLITMYPIAITLIFLTFLHSVFNGRFEVYQGSLILTFIFSSLDGLKAAGIESEIIHNFVEHFLPLYSVGLGWGFPAIIGGVCGYIVSVLRKKNTLSSSETQLNK, encoded by the coding sequence ATGTCAAATAAGGTTCCTACTTCCTTTATCATTATTATAGGATTGATGCTGTTTGCATTGTTTTTTGGAGCAGGAAATTTAATTTTTCCACCTATGCTTGGTCAAATGGCTGGAAATAATGTATGGATAGCCAATGCAGGCTTTTTAGTTACTGGAGTGGGTTTACCATTGTTAGCAATAACAGCATTTGTTTTTTCAGGTGAAAATGATTTGCAATCTTTAGCTAGTCGTGTGCATCCGGTGTTTGGTATTGTATTTACGACCGTTCTCTATCTAGCAATTGGTCCCTTTTACGCCATCCCTAGATCTGGTAATGTATCGTTTGAAATTGGAATTAAACCTTTTTTATCAAATGATGCAGATCCTGTTGCATTAACTGTATTTACAATCTTATTTTTTACAGTTACATGCTTGTTATCCCTTAATCCTACAAAGATTATTGATATAGTTGGGAAAATTTTGACTCCTATCAAATTGACTGTTATTGGGATCCTCGTAGTTGTGACTTTTATTCATCCAATTGGAAGAATTCAAGCGCCTATTGAATTGTATGCATCAGATTCATTTTTTAAAGGTTTTCAAGAAGGATATTTAACATTAGATGCTCTTGGAGCTTTTGTTTTCGGAATCATTATTGTGAATGCAATTAGAGAAAAAGGGGCTACTACTAAAAAGCAGCTTATGATTGTTTGTGTAAAAGCAACGGCTATTGCTGCTACACTCTTAGCTCTTATTTATACTGCCCTTTCCTATATGGGCGCTTCTAGTGTAGAAAAACTAGGTCGTTTAAATAATGGGGCTGAAGTTTTAGCAAAAGTTTCGGACTATTACTTTGGTTCATATGGTGCAATTTTCTTAGGTGTAATGATTATAGTAGCATGTTTAATCACAAGCGTAGGACTTATCACTGCTTGTTCTTCTTTTTTTCATAAATTATTTCCAAAGGTTTCTTACAAAAAACTTGCTATTATTTTGTCTGTTTTCAGTACACTAGTTGCGAATATAGGGTTAACACAATTAATTAAGATTTCAATCCCTGTATTAATAACTATGTATCCAATTGCTATTACCTTAATATTTCTAACATTTTTACACTCTGTATTCAATGGTAGATTTGAAGTATATCAAGGGAGTTTGATATTGACATTTATTTTTAGTTCGTTAGATGGATTAAAAGCTGCTGGAATAGAAAGCGAAATAATCCATAATTTTGTTGAGCACTTTCTTCCTTTATATAGTGTAGGTTTAGGGTGGGGATTTCCGGCTATTATAGGCGGTGTATGTGGGTATATTGTTAGTGTATTACGGAAGAAAAATACCTTAAGTTCTAGTGAAACTCAATTAAATAAATAA
- a CDS encoding peptidase → MFRILEKDNKEVVKSEIDESDKAISETLCFEKYKVEEIQVLN, encoded by the coding sequence TTGTTCCGAATTTTAGAAAAAGATAATAAAGAAGTCGTGAAATCGGAAATAGATGAAAGCGATAAGGCTATTTCTGAAACACTATGTTTTGAAAAGTACAAGGTGGAGGAAATTCAAGTACTCAATTAA
- a CDS encoding nucleotide excision repair endonuclease has product MSELHFMSLEELDNELEKDDSGIYFIKDYNDNIIYVGKAFSIKSRVLAHFNSYSNIKEYVHLFNKVAYLIEDSLLKRSLLQVTYMIKYKPVLNKEVQKEFPELYNQYIKQTNKKSMLLEIDEAKEKRDELKNRLVKLVGGKTMFYDIISLLNNGYNYHVLAKVLSIELQTLIIMKEHRNKFPIPHNYKRTIKHQDIMYALSGKKNLSTSRLNT; this is encoded by the coding sequence ATGAGTGAATTGCATTTTATGAGTCTAGAAGAACTGGATAATGAATTAGAAAAAGATGACAGTGGTATTTATTTCATTAAAGATTATAATGACAATATTATTTATGTAGGCAAGGCTTTTAGTATAAAAAGTAGAGTGTTAGCTCATTTTAATAGTTATTCCAATATTAAGGAATATGTACATTTATTTAATAAAGTAGCGTATCTCATTGAAGATAGTTTATTAAAACGCTCATTGTTACAAGTTACTTATATGATTAAATATAAACCAGTATTAAACAAAGAAGTTCAAAAAGAATTCCCAGAGTTATATAATCAATACATTAAGCAAACAAATAAAAAATCCATGTTGTTAGAAATTGATGAAGCTAAAGAAAAAAGGGATGAGTTAAAGAATAGATTAGTAAAATTAGTGGGTGGAAAAACTATGTTTTATGACATAATTTCTCTGTTAAACAATGGATATAACTATCATGTTCTTGCAAAAGTATTGAGCATAGAACTTCAAACTTTAATTATAATGAAAGAACACCGAAACAAATTCCCGATACCACATAATTATAAGAGGACAATAAAGCATCAAGATATAATGTATGCTTTATCTGGAAAAAAGAATTTAAGTACTTCAAGGTTAAACACTTAA